A window of the Streptomyces luomodiensis genome harbors these coding sequences:
- a CDS encoding helix-turn-helix domain-containing protein — MPYGNDGHTGGIGRRIAELRAVRGYSLRQLGQRSHVSASMLSMIEKGDRNASEEIVAAVARALDVGVSNLRGQPYREQLQQDRIDRMIEPLGGALDNWDLDPDPAAPPPRPLGELRAAVTETVQMRAAANLGGLAEKLPSLIAEILHAIHLQDRPGRAREELHGLQAEAARGVWRVAYRVGEMHLARLALSRMAQAAAQSGDPRQVAVERWMRAQTSVESGRPGIDTGLRLVNHALKELDDDGSPGTRAVRGALYLKGSILASRRGDKDGSDAWLDEARGMAQETGETRAYELTFGPTNVELHAVAAAADRDKHGLALKRAAKVEIPEDYPPGRAGHFYIDLARAQVWTARHEEAFASLVKARETAPQMTRHHPQVHETAAALRRARAKVPDPLREFSLWCGV; from the coding sequence ATGCCATACGGCAACGACGGACACACCGGCGGAATTGGACGGCGCATCGCCGAACTACGCGCCGTCCGCGGCTACTCACTACGACAGCTGGGGCAACGCTCGCACGTCTCCGCTTCGATGCTCTCGATGATCGAGAAAGGGGACCGGAACGCCAGCGAGGAGATCGTGGCCGCAGTCGCCCGCGCCCTTGACGTAGGCGTCTCCAACCTGCGCGGCCAGCCCTACCGCGAGCAGCTGCAACAGGACCGCATCGACCGCATGATCGAGCCGCTCGGCGGGGCCCTCGACAACTGGGACCTCGACCCCGACCCGGCCGCACCCCCACCGCGGCCGCTCGGCGAGCTACGCGCCGCCGTGACAGAGACAGTCCAGATGCGAGCAGCCGCAAACCTGGGCGGACTCGCCGAAAAGCTGCCATCCCTCATCGCCGAGATCCTCCACGCCATTCACCTCCAGGACCGTCCCGGGCGCGCACGCGAAGAGCTGCACGGGCTCCAGGCCGAGGCCGCCCGCGGCGTATGGCGGGTGGCGTACCGAGTCGGGGAGATGCATCTCGCCCGACTCGCGCTGTCCCGGATGGCTCAGGCCGCGGCTCAGTCCGGCGACCCGCGGCAGGTGGCGGTCGAGCGCTGGATGCGCGCGCAGACCAGCGTGGAGAGCGGCCGACCTGGCATCGACACCGGGCTTCGGCTGGTGAACCACGCGCTCAAGGAGCTAGACGATGACGGCTCCCCTGGCACCCGGGCGGTGCGCGGAGCGCTGTATCTGAAGGGTTCCATTCTCGCGTCCCGCCGAGGGGACAAGGACGGCTCCGACGCGTGGCTGGACGAAGCGCGCGGGATGGCGCAGGAAACGGGCGAGACGCGCGCCTACGAGCTGACGTTCGGGCCGACGAACGTGGAACTACACGCGGTTGCCGCGGCGGCGGACAGGGACAAGCACGGGCTGGCGCTGAAGCGTGCGGCCAAGGTGGAGATCCCGGAGGACTACCCGCCGGGCCGGGCCGGGCACTTCTACATCGATCTGGCGAGGGCCCAGGTGTGGACTGCCCGCCACGAAGAGGCGTTCGCGTCCCTGGTCAAGGCCCGGGAGACGGCGCCGCAGATGACGCGGCATCACCCGCAGGTGCACGAGACAGCGGCGGCGTTGCGTAGAGCACGTGCGAAGGTACCTGACCCGTTGCGCGAGTTCTCCCTGTGGTGCGGCGTGTAG
- a CDS encoding glycine-rich domain-containing protein: protein MTVTVERPLGTATDPRKLLSTDLLNRLAARIVKDHDVALPLAERITAQTAAFLATSANNTGQPLTPSKAIDIGWHTFILHTHDYAGFCQRVAGHFIHHVPTDPTEGEHGTAAAARQRTLDAIAAAGYAVDAELWPEAADCSQCHAGCSDSPNSGTS from the coding sequence GTGACCGTCACCGTAGAACGGCCGCTCGGCACCGCCACCGACCCCAGGAAGCTCCTCAGCACAGATCTCCTCAACCGGCTCGCAGCGCGCATCGTGAAGGACCACGATGTCGCGCTGCCGCTCGCCGAGCGGATCACCGCCCAGACCGCGGCCTTCCTCGCCACCTCCGCCAACAACACCGGCCAGCCGCTGACGCCCAGCAAGGCCATCGACATCGGCTGGCACACCTTCATCCTCCACACCCACGACTACGCCGGCTTCTGCCAGCGCGTTGCGGGACACTTCATCCACCATGTCCCCACGGACCCGACGGAAGGCGAGCACGGCACAGCCGCGGCGGCGCGGCAGCGCACCCTCGACGCCATCGCGGCCGCCGGGTACGCGGTGGATGCCGAACTCTGGCCCGAAGCGGCCGACTGCAGCCAGTGCCACGCGGGCTGCAGCGACAGCCCCAACAGCGGCACGAGCTGA
- a CDS encoding class I SAM-dependent methyltransferase: MTETAWDTYAQQKPQRRPVNAAGETTWFNWTQYPDHGPGAEILGTSPGSAVLELGCGKGGNLAHVATLGARAVGVDLSLAQLKAASVRWADTVQLELHQGDALDFLTHCTHTFDAVFSVFGAVWFTDPARLLPAIHERLRPGGVLAFSQRPPVEGCYGCQASYITRSEDEDPLVVKRWDYEPPSWTQILREHGFTDATARVLPAPAGSRKIGTMLVRATA; this comes from the coding sequence ATGACGGAGACCGCCTGGGACACCTACGCGCAGCAAAAGCCCCAGCGACGGCCCGTGAACGCCGCCGGAGAGACGACGTGGTTCAACTGGACGCAGTACCCCGACCACGGCCCCGGCGCCGAAATCCTCGGCACAAGCCCTGGCTCGGCGGTGCTGGAGCTCGGCTGCGGAAAGGGCGGCAACCTCGCACACGTCGCAACACTCGGCGCACGGGCCGTAGGTGTGGACCTGTCCCTGGCCCAGCTCAAGGCCGCCAGCGTCCGATGGGCCGACACCGTCCAGTTGGAACTGCACCAGGGGGACGCCCTCGACTTCCTGACCCACTGCACGCACACCTTCGACGCGGTGTTCTCCGTCTTCGGCGCGGTGTGGTTCACCGACCCTGCCCGCCTGCTGCCGGCGATTCATGAGCGCCTCCGTCCGGGCGGCGTGCTGGCTTTCTCCCAGCGCCCACCCGTCGAGGGCTGCTACGGCTGTCAGGCGTCGTACATCACCAGGTCCGAGGACGAGGACCCGCTGGTGGTGAAGCGGTGGGATTACGAACCACCGAGCTGGACGCAGATCCTGCGCGAGCACGGGTTCACCGACGCGACCGCGCGGGTGCTGCCTGCACCAGCTGGCTCTCGGAAGATCGGCACCATGCTCGTCCGCGCCACGGCCTGA
- a CDS encoding helix-turn-helix domain-containing protein — translation MQLGTRAGIDNKTISPIENGRHPTSVDQIARLARALDVPSYRLFHDGP, via the coding sequence ATGCAGTTGGGCACGCGGGCCGGGATCGACAACAAGACGATCAGTCCTATCGAGAACGGCAGGCACCCCACGTCTGTCGACCAGATCGCACGCCTGGCCCGCGCCCTCGACGTCCCCTCGTACCGGCTGTTCCACGATGGTCCTTGA
- a CDS encoding FmdB family zinc ribbon protein, which yields MPRYEYRCRACGTTFELNRPMAESSDPASCPDGHDDTVKLLSTVAVTGASASSSPRPPSGGGGGGGGCCGGGCCG from the coding sequence ATGCCTCGCTATGAGTACCGCTGCCGCGCCTGCGGCACCACCTTCGAGCTGAACCGGCCCATGGCCGAGTCCTCCGATCCCGCGTCCTGCCCGGACGGGCACGACGACACGGTGAAGCTGCTGTCCACCGTGGCCGTCACCGGCGCCTCCGCCTCGTCCTCGCCCCGGCCCCCGTCCGGCGGTGGCGGCGGCGGTGGCGGCTGCTGCGGGGGCGGCTGCTGCGGCTGA
- a CDS encoding DUF4383 domain-containing protein produces MAVGRPSPIGPHPAGVARHFPERIGAHTTLDEHLPIDHRLSQVYRIGAGLMGLVLVAFGILGLIHRVGFFDTGGATVAGLNTNGTLSVLSIVIGLLLFIGMVIGGNFASTLNMVLGILFLLSGFVNLALLATPFNFLAFRMQNVLFSFVVGLLLMWFGMYGRVSGGLPHDNPYWLTRHPEQAEREAQARELIAARGRAAEQAGTAAPPGTPLAPGVPGVPGGPGGPGGSGGPGAPGGRSTAGGSGAESAARRSGQPPGKWGKLDQPGGRGTEPADMSTPAHRPEQPPGQRPAQRQQPPTRTRRLGNRLRNRLSRVGARSSDRRRR; encoded by the coding sequence ATGGCTGTGGGACGCCCCTCCCCCATCGGTCCTCACCCCGCCGGAGTCGCACGGCACTTCCCGGAGCGGATCGGCGCGCACACCACGCTCGATGAGCATCTGCCGATCGATCACCGGCTCAGCCAGGTCTACCGCATCGGAGCCGGGCTCATGGGGCTGGTGCTCGTCGCCTTCGGCATCCTGGGCCTGATCCACCGGGTCGGCTTCTTCGACACCGGCGGGGCCACGGTCGCCGGTCTGAACACCAACGGCACGCTGAGCGTGCTGTCCATCGTCATCGGGCTGCTGCTCTTCATCGGCATGGTCATCGGCGGCAACTTCGCCTCGACGCTCAACATGGTGCTCGGGATCCTCTTCCTGCTGAGCGGGTTCGTCAATCTGGCGCTGCTGGCGACCCCGTTCAACTTCCTGGCGTTCCGGATGCAGAACGTGCTGTTCAGCTTTGTGGTGGGGCTGCTGCTGATGTGGTTCGGCATGTACGGACGGGTCAGCGGCGGGCTGCCGCACGACAATCCGTACTGGCTGACCCGCCACCCCGAGCAGGCCGAACGGGAGGCCCAGGCCCGTGAGCTGATCGCGGCACGCGGGCGCGCCGCCGAGCAGGCCGGTACGGCCGCCCCACCCGGCACCCCGCTGGCCCCCGGCGTCCCTGGCGTCCCCGGCGGTCCCGGCGGTCCTGGCGGTTCCGGCGGTCCCGGTGCCCCGGGCGGGCGCTCCACGGCCGGTGGGTCCGGTGCGGAGTCGGCGGCACGGCGGTCCGGTCAGCCGCCCGGTAAGTGGGGCAAGCTGGATCAGCCCGGGGGGCGTGGCACCGAGCCCGCCGACATGTCGACACCGGCACACCGCCCTGAGCAGCCGCCTGGGCAGCGTCCTGCGCAGCGGCAACAGCCGCCCACCCGCACCCGGCGGCTCGGCAATCGGCTCAGGAACCGGCTCAGCCGCGTCGGCGCGCGATCGTCAGACCGTCGGCGACGGTGA
- a CDS encoding O-methyltransferase, with amino-acid sequence MAESKSTPVTPELYAYVLRHNPPLDPVQRELVEVTYRSLPEHAGMQSAEEQAPLLAFLVRLIGARHIVEVGTFTGFSALAMAQALPADGRLIACDVSAEWTAYGRQAWAKAGVEDRIELRIAPALDTLRAMPAEPHIDLAYLDADKQNYIPYWEELVPRLNPGGLIVADNVFYGGQVTDAALSGAGAAIQAFNDHVAADTRTEAVMLTVADGLTIARRRG; translated from the coding sequence ATGGCCGAGAGCAAGAGCACACCGGTGACGCCCGAGCTGTACGCGTACGTCCTGCGGCACAATCCGCCGCTCGACCCCGTACAGCGCGAGCTCGTCGAGGTCACCTACCGCAGCCTTCCCGAGCACGCCGGGATGCAGTCCGCCGAGGAGCAGGCCCCGCTGCTGGCCTTCCTGGTCCGGCTGATCGGCGCCCGCCACATCGTCGAGGTCGGCACCTTCACCGGCTTCTCCGCGCTGGCCATGGCCCAGGCGCTGCCCGCCGACGGCAGGCTGATCGCCTGCGATGTGTCGGCGGAGTGGACGGCGTACGGGCGTCAGGCGTGGGCCAAGGCCGGCGTCGAGGACCGTATCGAGCTGCGGATCGCGCCCGCTCTGGACACCCTGCGGGCGATGCCCGCCGAGCCCCATATCGATCTCGCCTATCTCGACGCGGACAAGCAGAACTACATCCCGTACTGGGAGGAGCTGGTCCCGCGGCTGAACCCCGGCGGCCTGATCGTCGCGGACAACGTGTTCTACGGCGGGCAGGTCACGGACGCGGCGCTGTCGGGCGCGGGCGCCGCGATCCAGGCGTTCAACGATCACGTGGCGGCGGACACCCGGACGGAGGCGGTCATGCTCACCGTCGCCGACGGTCTGACGATCGCGCGCCGACGCGGCTGA
- a CDS encoding HAD family hydrolase, giving the protein MSVLVASDLDRTLIYSAAALGLDMPDAEAPRLLCVEVYQGRPLSYLTETAAGLLAELARTSVFVPTTTRTVEQYRRVRLPGPAPRFAICANGGQLLVDGEPDPDWHTRVRTTLAAACAPLDEVRAHLRATADPAWLLKERAAEDLFAYLVVERELLPESYVKELAQWAAPRGWTVSLQGRKIYAVPEPLTKSAAVAEVTSRTGADEVLAAGDSLLDADLLLAADRAWRPGHGELADAGWTAPQLTVVEEKGVVAGESIVRALGERASVAGARAGARARGEVIRAVPRGRD; this is encoded by the coding sequence ATGAGCGTCCTGGTGGCAAGCGACCTCGACCGCACCCTCATCTATTCGGCGGCCGCGCTCGGCCTCGACATGCCGGACGCCGAGGCCCCGCGCCTGCTGTGCGTCGAGGTGTACCAGGGCCGGCCGCTGTCGTACCTGACCGAGACCGCCGCCGGACTGCTCGCCGAACTGGCCCGCACCTCCGTCTTCGTCCCCACGACCACCCGCACCGTCGAGCAGTACCGCCGCGTCCGCCTCCCCGGCCCCGCCCCCCGCTTCGCGATCTGCGCCAACGGCGGCCAGCTGCTGGTCGACGGCGAGCCCGACCCCGACTGGCACACGCGGGTGCGTACCACCCTGGCCGCCGCATGCGCTCCCCTGGACGAGGTCCGCGCCCACCTCAGGGCCACCGCCGACCCCGCCTGGCTGCTCAAGGAGCGGGCGGCGGAGGACCTGTTCGCCTATCTGGTGGTCGAACGGGAGCTGCTGCCCGAGAGCTACGTCAAGGAGCTCGCCCAGTGGGCCGCGCCGCGCGGCTGGACGGTCTCCCTCCAGGGCCGCAAGATCTACGCCGTGCCCGAGCCGCTCACCAAGAGCGCGGCGGTCGCCGAGGTCACGAGCCGGACCGGGGCGGACGAGGTGCTCGCCGCGGGCGATTCGCTGCTCGACGCGGATCTGCTGCTCGCCGCCGACCGCGCCTGGCGCCCCGGCCACGGCGAACTGGCCGACGCCGGCTGGACGGCGCCCCAGCTGACCGTGGTCGAGGAGAAGGGCGTCGTGGCGGGCGAGAGCATCGTCCGGGCCCTGGGCGAACGCGCCTCCGTCGCCGGGGCGCGGGCCGGGGCGCGGGCCCGCGGCGAGGTCATCCGCGCCGTCCCCCGTGGCCGGGACTGA
- a CDS encoding HpcH/HpaI aldolase/citrate lyase family protein, with translation MRHFGHLPDEVRANLFHREPGEFTVDSPPGTLAVALGATLYCPATRPRLAEDILKQAGRGVVSMVLCLEDSIDDAEVPGAEENLVRQFAELAGLAGPTGSAGLAGPAGSAGSVASAGRSGRGPDTPLPLLFIRVRTPEQIPDLVTRLGAGVRLLSGFVLPKFTEERGAAFLEALMSAESPQVTEALGGRRLYAMPVLESPELMHRETRTETLSGLGRIVDKYRERVLALRLGVTDLCSAYGLRRAPDMTAYDVQMIASVIADVVNMLGRADGTGFTITGPVWEYFKPHERMFKPQLRISPFSSGRAESLRTALIEHHMDGLLREIELDRANGLQGKTCIHPTHVAPVHALSVVSHEEFSDAVDILEPQRGGGGVLRSSYTNKMNEVKPHRAWAERTLRRAEVFGVAREDVSFVELLAASLGT, from the coding sequence ATGCGGCATTTTGGACATCTGCCGGACGAGGTACGGGCGAACCTCTTCCACCGGGAGCCCGGTGAGTTCACCGTGGACTCCCCGCCCGGGACGCTGGCCGTCGCGCTCGGCGCGACCCTCTACTGCCCGGCGACCCGGCCCCGGCTCGCCGAGGACATCCTCAAACAGGCGGGCCGCGGCGTGGTGTCCATGGTGCTGTGCCTGGAGGACTCCATCGACGACGCCGAGGTGCCGGGGGCGGAGGAGAACCTCGTACGGCAATTCGCGGAGCTGGCGGGACTGGCGGGGCCGACGGGGTCGGCAGGGTTGGCGGGGCCGGCGGGGTCGGCGGGGTCGGTCGCGTCGGCGGGACGGTCCGGGCGTGGCCCCGACACCCCGCTGCCGCTGCTCTTCATCCGGGTCCGCACCCCCGAGCAGATCCCCGATCTCGTCACCCGGCTGGGAGCGGGCGTGCGGCTGCTGTCCGGATTCGTACTGCCGAAGTTCACCGAGGAGCGCGGCGCGGCCTTCCTCGAAGCGCTGATGTCGGCCGAAAGTCCCCAGGTGACCGAGGCGTTGGGCGGACGGCGGCTCTATGCGATGCCGGTCCTGGAGTCGCCCGAGCTGATGCACCGCGAAACCCGCACCGAGACCCTGAGCGGCCTCGGCCGGATCGTCGACAAATACCGGGAGCGGGTGCTGGCGCTGCGCCTCGGGGTCACCGATCTGTGCTCGGCGTACGGACTGCGCAGGGCGCCGGACATGACCGCCTACGACGTCCAGATGATCGCGTCCGTGATCGCGGACGTGGTGAACATGCTGGGCCGGGCCGACGGCACGGGCTTCACGATCACCGGACCGGTGTGGGAGTACTTCAAGCCCCATGAGCGGATGTTCAAACCGCAGCTGCGGATCAGCCCCTTCAGCAGCGGCCGCGCCGAATCCCTGCGCACCGCGCTGATCGAGCACCACATGGACGGGCTGCTGCGCGAGATCGAGCTGGACCGGGCCAACGGTCTGCAGGGCAAGACCTGCATCCACCCCACCCATGTCGCCCCCGTGCACGCGCTCTCCGTCGTCAGCCACGAGGAGTTCAGCGACGCGGTGGACATCCTGGAACCCCAGCGCGGCGGGGGCGGTGTGCTGCGCTCCTCGTACACCAACAAAATGAACGAGGTGAAGCCGCACCGGGCCTGGGCCGAGCGGACCCTGCGGCGCGCCGAGGTCTTCGGGGTGGCCCGGGAGGACGTGAGCTTCGTGGAACTGCTGGCGGCGAGCCTGGGCACGTAG
- a CDS encoding TerD family protein, with amino-acid sequence MTQAMLKGSNIPLEATAIRAVLRWTPGTDVPDVDASALLLGVDDRVRSDEDFVFYNQPHHPSGLVRHLSKKPVQDAMTDTIEAEFSGLEPEVRRVVLAASADGGAFGQVRDLSLLLYDASSGAPDNTDAEPIAIFAVLPETGKEAALICGELYRRGGGWKFRALGQGYESGLVGLATEYGISVEDGEGKDVPDEGAPAAGPQAATASEPPAPERPSAAPEPPPADAPESPAAAAPPAPPAAPGTPPPPSSEAPTQAHSPAYGYPHAAPPDPWDPHRTQPMAPPSAQGDSGFAAVPSQVPPPPPQAPGYPQPPAQPPAQPAYGYPPQQPVPQQSPAYGYPQPPAYGYPQQVQPTGPVPPPPPPIPAQVPDPHFVLPPQGPQFQNR; translated from the coding sequence ATGACCCAGGCGATGCTGAAGGGATCGAACATCCCGCTGGAGGCCACGGCCATACGCGCGGTGCTGCGCTGGACCCCCGGTACGGACGTACCCGACGTGGACGCCTCGGCGCTGCTGCTGGGCGTGGACGACCGGGTGCGCTCGGACGAGGACTTCGTCTTCTACAACCAGCCGCACCACCCTTCGGGTCTGGTCCGGCATCTGTCCAAGAAGCCGGTCCAGGACGCGATGACGGACACCATCGAGGCCGAGTTCTCCGGTCTGGAGCCGGAGGTGCGCCGGGTGGTGCTCGCCGCGTCCGCGGACGGCGGCGCCTTCGGGCAGGTACGGGATCTGAGCCTGCTGCTGTACGACGCCTCCTCCGGTGCTCCGGACAACACGGACGCCGAGCCGATCGCGATCTTCGCGGTGCTGCCGGAGACCGGTAAGGAGGCCGCGCTGATCTGCGGTGAGCTCTACCGGCGCGGCGGCGGCTGGAAGTTCCGGGCCCTGGGCCAGGGCTATGAGTCGGGGCTGGTCGGACTGGCCACGGAGTACGGGATCTCGGTGGAGGACGGCGAGGGCAAGGACGTCCCGGACGAGGGCGCGCCCGCGGCCGGGCCGCAGGCCGCGACCGCCTCCGAGCCCCCGGCCCCCGAGCGCCCGTCCGCCGCCCCCGAGCCCCCGCCCGCCGACGCTCCCGAGTCCCCGGCCGCCGCCGCGCCGCCCGCGCCCCCGGCCGCCCCCGGCACTCCGCCCCCGCCGTCGTCCGAGGCGCCGACCCAGGCCCACTCCCCCGCGTACGGCTATCCGCACGCGGCGCCGCCCGACCCCTGGGATCCGCACCGCACCCAGCCCATGGCGCCCCCCTCGGCGCAGGGCGACAGCGGCTTCGCCGCTGTGCCGTCGCAGGTCCCGCCCCCGCCGCCGCAGGCCCCGGGGTATCCGCAGCCGCCCGCCCAGCCCCCGGCGCAGCCCGCCTACGGCTATCCGCCCCAGCAGCCCGTGCCCCAGCAGTCCCCGGCGTACGGCTATCCGCAGCCGCCCGCGTACGGCTATCCGCAGCAGGTGCAGCCGACGGGGCCGGTGCCGCCGCCCCCGCCGCCGATCCCCGCCCAGGTGCCGGACCCCCATTTCGTCCTGCCGCCGCAGGGGCCGCAGTTCCAGAACAGATGA
- a CDS encoding TerD family protein, with protein MAFWSNWGRGNWGRSAWRQFDSGDASGVVELTKRNASISLTKQGAATGNLRINLSWQMRTSDFNSRAARGSLRHPLRMFKPEPVQAQGPAMVNVDLDLAVMYELKDGAKGVVQPLGEFFGALNEAPYVKLSGDDRFGSGSGETVYVNMDHKDDIKRLLVFVYIYDGTPAFDRTHGLVTLYPSNGPRVEIPLDERAPQARSCAVVLIENVKGEMVVRREVKYVYGFQAELDRLYGWGLQWGRGYKSKV; from the coding sequence ATGGCGTTCTGGAGCAACTGGGGACGGGGCAACTGGGGACGGTCGGCATGGCGTCAGTTCGACAGCGGTGACGCGTCCGGAGTGGTCGAGCTGACCAAGCGGAACGCGTCGATATCGCTGACCAAGCAGGGGGCCGCCACGGGCAATCTGCGGATCAACCTCTCCTGGCAGATGCGCACCTCGGACTTCAACAGCAGGGCGGCGCGCGGCTCGCTGCGCCACCCGCTGCGGATGTTCAAGCCCGAGCCGGTGCAGGCCCAGGGGCCCGCGATGGTCAATGTCGACCTCGACCTCGCGGTGATGTACGAGCTGAAGGACGGCGCCAAGGGCGTGGTCCAGCCGCTCGGTGAGTTCTTCGGCGCCCTCAACGAGGCGCCCTACGTCAAGCTCAGCGGGGACGACCGGTTCGGCTCGGGGTCCGGTGAGACGGTCTACGTCAACATGGACCACAAGGACGACATCAAGCGACTGCTCGTGTTCGTCTACATCTACGACGGCACCCCCGCCTTCGACCGCACCCACGGCCTGGTCACCCTCTATCCGAGCAATGGGCCGCGGGTGGAGATACCGCTCGACGAGCGGGCCCCGCAGGCACGCTCATGCGCCGTCGTGCTGATCGAGAACGTCAAGGGCGAGATGGTGGTCCGCCGTGAGGTGAAGTACGTCTACGGCTTCCAGGCGGAGCTGGACCGGCTGTACGGGTGGGGGCTCCAGTGGGGCCGGGGCTACAAGTCCAAGGTGTGA
- a CDS encoding DUF475 domain-containing protein, which yields MLLKTFGWSFAITAIGLALAGVLWGWKGLAIVGILSILEISLSFDNAVINAGILRKMNAFWQKIFLTVGILIAVFGMRLVFPVIIVAITAKMSPVEAVDLAINDKDKYEHLVTGAHPAIAAFGGIFLLMIFLDFIFEERDIKWLGWLEKPLAKLGKLETFSIVVALVALLVAATTVATDVAHGGGDKSATVLLAGVAGLVTYLIVGGISGYFEDKLEEEDDEEAAEASEAAGADKAEAEADEAGAAGKDVEGAKGGRGSGGATVAGLAGKAAFFLFLYLEVIDASFSFDGVIGAFAITNDIFEMALGLGIGAMYIRSLTVFLVRRGTLDDYVYLEHGAHYAIGALAVILLITIKYEINEVITGLVGVVLIGASYWSSVVRNRREAAAGEDSEAKTEVTSGV from the coding sequence GTGCTCCTCAAAACCTTTGGGTGGTCGTTCGCCATCACGGCGATCGGTCTGGCCCTGGCCGGCGTCCTCTGGGGGTGGAAGGGGCTCGCGATCGTCGGGATCCTCTCGATCCTGGAGATCTCGCTCTCATTCGACAACGCGGTCATCAACGCGGGCATCCTGCGCAAGATGAACGCCTTCTGGCAGAAGATCTTCCTGACCGTCGGCATTCTGATCGCCGTCTTCGGCATGCGCCTCGTCTTCCCGGTGATCATCGTCGCCATCACGGCGAAGATGAGCCCCGTCGAGGCCGTCGATCTCGCGATCAACGACAAGGACAAGTACGAGCACCTGGTCACGGGAGCGCATCCGGCGATCGCGGCCTTCGGCGGGATCTTCCTGTTGATGATCTTCCTCGACTTCATCTTCGAGGAGCGGGACATCAAGTGGCTGGGGTGGCTGGAGAAGCCGCTCGCCAAGCTGGGCAAGCTGGAGACGTTCTCGATCGTCGTCGCCCTGGTCGCGCTGCTGGTCGCCGCCACCACCGTGGCCACCGACGTGGCCCACGGCGGCGGTGACAAGAGCGCGACCGTCCTGCTGGCCGGGGTCGCCGGTCTGGTGACCTATCTGATCGTGGGCGGTATCTCCGGCTACTTCGAGGACAAGCTCGAAGAGGAGGACGACGAAGAGGCTGCCGAGGCTTCAGAGGCTGCCGGGGCCGACAAGGCCGAGGCGGAGGCCGACGAGGCGGGCGCTGCGGGCAAGGACGTCGAAGGGGCGAAGGGCGGACGTGGCTCCGGCGGTGCCACCGTGGCCGGCCTGGCCGGCAAGGCCGCGTTCTTCCTCTTCCTCTACCTGGAGGTCATCGACGCGTCCTTCTCCTTCGACGGAGTCATCGGCGCCTTCGCGATCACCAACGACATCTTCGAGATGGCGCTGGGTCTGGGCATCGGCGCCATGTACATCCGGTCGCTGACCGTCTTCCTGGTCCGCAGGGGCACCCTGGACGACTACGTCTACCTGGAGCACGGCGCGCACTACGCGATCGGCGCGCTCGCCGTCATCCTGCTCATCACCATCAAGTACGAGATCAACGAGGTCATCACCGGCCTGGTGGGCGTCGTGCTGATCGGCGCCTCGTACTGGTCCTCGGTCGTGCGCAACCGCCGGGAGGCGGCCGCCGGCGAGGACTCGGAGGCCAAAACGGAAGTCACCTCCGGAGTCTGA
- a CDS encoding TerD family protein has translation MGVTLAKGGNVSLSKAAPNLTQVLIGLGWDARSTTGAPFDLDASALLCSSGRVLGDEYFVFYNNLKSPEGSVEHTGDNLTGEGEGDDESLLVDLTKVPAEVDKIVFPVSIHEADARRQTFGQVSNAFIRVVNQADGQELARYDLSEDASGETAMIFGEVYRYGGEWKFRAVGQGYASGLRGIALDFGVNVS, from the coding sequence ATGGGCGTCACACTCGCCAAGGGGGGCAATGTCTCCCTCTCCAAAGCCGCTCCGAATCTGACACAGGTGCTCATCGGCCTGGGCTGGGACGCGCGCTCCACCACCGGAGCGCCGTTCGACCTCGACGCCAGCGCGCTGCTGTGCTCGTCGGGGCGGGTGCTCGGTGATGAGTACTTCGTCTTCTACAACAACCTCAAGAGCCCCGAGGGCTCCGTGGAGCACACCGGCGACAACCTCACCGGTGAGGGCGAGGGCGACGATGAGTCCCTGCTGGTCGATCTGACCAAGGTCCCGGCCGAGGTCGACAAGATCGTCTTCCCCGTCTCCATCCATGAGGCCGATGCCAGGCGTCAGACGTTCGGGCAGGTCAGCAACGCTTTCATCCGGGTGGTGAACCAGGCCGACGGGCAGGAGCTGGCCCGCTACGACCTCTCCGAGGACGCCTCCGGCGAGACCGCGATGATCTTCGGCGAGGTTTATCGCTATGGCGGCGAATGGAAGTTCCGGGCCGTGGGGCAGGGGTACGCGTCGGGTCTGCGGGGCATCGCTCTAGACTTCGGGGTCAACGTTTCGTAA